From a single Nostoc sp. MS1 genomic region:
- a CDS encoding glycoside hydrolase family 15 protein: protein MKILSQRQAFGSPGITPRWTHANKDGVGTAYSTSSRVWFTIWNGVVTEVYYPTVDRPQIRDLQYLISDGKSFFHEEKRHLQSKVEFMWTHGLGYRITNSDPQGRYTVIKEIIADPHLSCILQHTKITGERDFISQLQLYALCAPHLEVCGRDNNGYTVEVAGQNLLVAEKGGTWLALGATVPFTRLSCGYVGQSDGWTDLAHDFQMDWQFDSALDGNLALTGKLNLEQSDEFTLGLAFGTTLHNAISTLFQSLNVAFSQQKQHYIEQWKRSHDDIKPLENVTYDEGNLYHNSVSLLLAHEDKTYPGALIASMAIPWGEAKDDQDQGGYHLVWTRDMVGSVAGLVAAGETDTAVRSLIYLATSQQEDGGFAQNFWINGEPYWKGIQLDEVAFPILLAWLLHQEKVPLHFDIYPMILRAAGYLIRHGPATQQERWEENSGYSPSTLAANIAGLICAAQFVRENGDEATAQFIEEYADFLESHIEDWTVTTEGTLVPGIKRHYIRINPTDINNPQPNENPNQGTIFISSQPPGEPTKFLAKEIVDAGFLQLVRYGIRKPDDPIIVDSVKVIDAVLKVDTSVGPCWHRYNHDGYGQQADGSPYTGWGKGRAWPLLTGERGHYELAAGGDVKTYIKAMEGFASDTCLLPEQVWDEADKPDVHMYLGKPTGSAMPLMWAHAEYIKLLRSTHEGRVFDLIPEVADRYLGERKQCKSLEIWKFNRQINKVKKGYTLRIHALASFQLHWSDDNWQTVKDTPSTSTKLGVSFVDISVDKHQQEPISFTFFWIGTNKWEDHNYTVAVD, encoded by the coding sequence ATGAAAATTCTTAGTCAACGTCAGGCTTTTGGCTCACCGGGCATTACTCCACGATGGACTCATGCTAATAAGGATGGAGTAGGAACAGCTTACTCTACCTCAAGTCGCGTTTGGTTTACTATCTGGAATGGTGTTGTTACTGAAGTTTACTATCCGACAGTAGACCGACCGCAAATTCGAGATTTGCAATACCTCATTTCTGATGGAAAAAGCTTTTTCCACGAAGAAAAACGCCATCTGCAATCAAAAGTAGAGTTTATGTGGACTCACGGTTTAGGATACCGTATTACTAATTCCGATCCACAAGGGCGATATACGGTAATTAAGGAAATAATTGCTGATCCCCATTTATCCTGTATCTTACAACATACAAAAATCACAGGAGAGCGCGATTTTATCTCTCAACTCCAGTTATATGCTTTGTGTGCGCCGCATTTGGAAGTTTGTGGTAGAGATAATAATGGTTACACAGTAGAAGTTGCTGGACAGAATCTTCTTGTAGCAGAAAAAGGAGGAACTTGGTTAGCATTAGGCGCAACCGTCCCGTTTACTCGCCTTTCCTGCGGCTATGTTGGTCAAAGTGATGGTTGGACAGATTTAGCCCATGACTTCCAAATGGATTGGCAGTTTGATAGTGCGTTAGATGGTAACTTAGCTCTGACTGGAAAACTAAATTTAGAGCAGAGTGATGAGTTTACTTTAGGATTGGCATTCGGCACAACCCTGCATAATGCAATTTCTACACTGTTTCAATCGCTGAATGTTGCTTTTTCACAGCAAAAGCAACACTATATTGAACAGTGGAAGCGATCGCACGATGACATCAAACCATTAGAAAATGTTACCTATGACGAGGGTAATTTGTATCACAACAGCGTTAGTTTGTTGTTGGCACATGAAGATAAAACTTATCCTGGTGCTTTAATTGCATCTATGGCTATTCCTTGGGGCGAAGCTAAAGACGACCAAGACCAAGGAGGCTATCACCTTGTTTGGACAAGGGACATGGTAGGTAGTGTAGCAGGTTTAGTGGCGGCAGGCGAAACAGATACAGCCGTGCGATCGCTCATTTATCTTGCTACTAGTCAGCAGGAAGACGGAGGATTTGCTCAAAACTTCTGGATTAATGGCGAACCCTACTGGAAAGGTATTCAACTAGATGAAGTAGCATTCCCCATTCTCCTAGCATGGCTTTTACACCAGGAAAAAGTACCACTGCACTTTGATATTTATCCCATGATTTTACGGGCGGCTGGTTATCTCATTCGTCACGGCCCTGCTACTCAACAAGAACGCTGGGAAGAAAACAGTGGTTATTCACCATCAACCCTCGCCGCCAATATTGCTGGCTTAATCTGTGCTGCTCAATTTGTGCGTGAAAATGGGGATGAGGCAACAGCACAATTTATAGAAGAGTACGCAGATTTTTTAGAATCTCACATTGAAGACTGGACAGTAACGACTGAAGGAACCTTAGTTCCTGGCATCAAACGGCATTATATCCGCATTAATCCCACAGATATTAATAATCCTCAACCCAACGAAAACCCCAATCAAGGAACTATTTTTATCAGTAGTCAGCCACCTGGAGAACCAACAAAATTTCTTGCCAAGGAAATTGTCGATGCTGGTTTTCTGCAACTGGTGCGTTATGGGATTCGTAAACCTGATGACCCAATTATTGTTGATTCTGTCAAAGTCATTGATGCCGTTTTGAAAGTAGATACATCTGTTGGGCCTTGTTGGCATCGTTACAATCACGACGGCTACGGACAGCAAGCAGATGGAAGCCCCTATACAGGTTGGGGTAAGGGACGGGCTTGGCCTCTCTTGACAGGAGAACGCGGACATTATGAATTAGCGGCTGGCGGCGATGTCAAAACATATATCAAAGCGATGGAAGGATTTGCTTCAGACACTTGTTTGTTACCGGAACAGGTTTGGGATGAAGCAGATAAACCTGATGTGCATATGTACTTAGGAAAACCCACAGGTTCAGCCATGCCTTTAATGTGGGCGCACGCTGAATATATCAAGTTGCTGCGGTCAACTCATGAAGGTCGAGTGTTTGATTTAATTCCAGAGGTAGCAGATAGATATTTGGGTGAAAGAAAGCAGTGTAAATCGTTGGAAATCTGGAAGTTTAATCGGCAAATCAACAAAGTTAAAAAAGGTTATACATTGCGGATTCATGCTTTAGCATCTTTTCAATTACACTGGTCAGATGATAATTGGCAAACTGTTAAAGATACGCCTTCTACTTCCACAAAATTAGGAGTAAGTTTTGTAGATATATCTGTTGATAAGCATCAGCAAGAGCCAATTAGCTTTACTTTTTTCTGGATTGGTACTAACAAATGGGAAGATCATAATTATACAGTTGCAGTTGATTAG
- a CDS encoding DUF2231 domain-containing protein: MVLFSFVCDVLGYFTHNTRLFEVGFWNIFVAAIAIFVAIIFGQFEAGLAQVYPAVQPTLNFHTVMGWSLGAIVAIVTAWRFVIRNRHPHKVPPAYLGTATFLVCLVLLQVYLGSKLFWVYGLHVEPVVEAMKQRISP, encoded by the coding sequence ATGGTGCTTTTCTCCTTTGTTTGCGATGTATTAGGTTATTTCACTCATAACACACGCTTGTTTGAAGTTGGTTTTTGGAATATATTTGTCGCGGCGATCGCAATTTTTGTCGCCATAATTTTTGGACAGTTTGAAGCAGGGTTAGCGCAAGTATATCCAGCCGTCCAGCCTACACTGAATTTTCACACAGTCATGGGTTGGTCACTAGGGGCGATCGTTGCGATTGTTACAGCTTGGCGGTTTGTGATTCGCAATCGCCACCCCCACAAAGTTCCGCCTGCTTATCTTGGTACAGCAACGTTCTTGGTATGTCTAGTGTTATTGCAAGTATATTTAGGCAGCAAGCTGTTTTGGGTATATGGCTTGCACGTTGAGCCAGTGGTTGAAGCGATGAAGCAGAGGATATCACCATGA
- a CDS encoding glycogen debranching N-terminal domain-containing protein, giving the protein MPTQVTVNPGLITINDGSSFLVTASDGSIDDNQAQGFFVRDTRLISYYEISLNRYRLVLLASSNLNHHSALYQFTNPQLPTVKGDLPSGSLFITIRRDIVGGMHEDIDITNYHSEPVELQLMLAIRSDFADIFEVRAKKIIIRGNTETVWKDGILSTKYHSGSFVRGIVTEPACSTSEAIYGNGRLMFNVDLSPGKTWHTCINFTVLANGDVLKAQQTCAVSHATEAGKVRDEFLNQATKLRSPNAEISGFYQQALIDMAALRIRVEDNGHHFWMPAAGIPWFMAVFGRDSVITSLQTMAVYHEFARGTLIRLAQLQATELDDWHDAQPGKMLHELRSDELTKLNQLPYNPYYGTVDTTILWIITLAETYSWNADVGMLNECRSPLEKALTWIDKYGDFDGDGFVEYLTHSSHGLRNQGWKDSGESMVYPDGKLVEPPIALCEVQGYVYDAWLKAALIYEVWGEQEQAQKLRQKAQALYQRFNDRFWMEEEGFYCLGLDNNKQQIKSIASNPGHLLWSGIVPQERAKKVAGRLFQKDIWCGWGIRTLSSENKGYNPISYQRGGVWPHDNSIIAAGLKRYGYHQEANHIAEGIFAAASYFQAGRMPELFAGIERQEDNFPVPYPDANIPQAWAAGAIFLLIRSILGLEADAPQRKLKVQPNLPESLPELELINLSVGDANVSLRFWRKGEQTQWQVTHLNGELQVLSNKC; this is encoded by the coding sequence ATGCCAACACAAGTTACTGTCAACCCTGGTTTAATCACAATTAACGATGGTTCCTCATTTCTTGTAACCGCTAGTGATGGTTCCATTGATGATAATCAAGCACAAGGTTTTTTTGTGCGTGACACCCGTCTAATTTCTTACTACGAAATTTCTCTTAATCGTTACCGACTGGTGCTGTTAGCTTCTAGCAATCTCAACCATCATAGTGCGCTTTATCAATTTACTAATCCACAACTCCCCACGGTTAAAGGAGATTTGCCTTCTGGTAGTTTGTTTATCACCATCCGGCGTGACATTGTGGGAGGGATGCACGAAGATATCGACATTACCAACTATCATTCAGAACCAGTTGAGTTGCAACTAATGCTGGCCATTCGTTCTGATTTTGCGGATATCTTTGAGGTGCGAGCCAAGAAAATCATTATTCGAGGTAATACTGAGACTGTATGGAAAGACGGTATCCTCAGTACCAAGTATCACAGTGGTTCTTTTGTCCGAGGGATCGTGACTGAGCCAGCTTGCTCGACTTCAGAAGCAATCTATGGCAATGGTCGTTTGATGTTTAATGTTGATCTTTCCCCTGGCAAAACATGGCACACCTGTATTAACTTTACAGTCTTAGCCAATGGGGACGTTCTCAAAGCTCAACAGACTTGTGCTGTATCTCATGCTACAGAAGCTGGAAAAGTCAGGGATGAATTTCTCAATCAGGCGACAAAGTTGCGATCGCCTAATGCCGAGATTAGCGGATTCTATCAACAAGCTCTCATAGATATGGCAGCACTGCGGATTAGGGTAGAAGATAATGGGCATCATTTTTGGATGCCGGCTGCTGGTATTCCCTGGTTTATGGCTGTCTTTGGGCGTGACTCAGTAATCACTAGCTTACAAACGATGGCGGTTTACCACGAATTTGCCCGTGGTACTTTGATCAGATTAGCTCAACTACAAGCAACTGAGTTAGATGATTGGCATGATGCTCAACCCGGCAAGATGTTACATGAATTGCGGAGTGACGAATTAACAAAACTCAATCAACTCCCATACAATCCTTATTATGGAACGGTAGATACTACTATTCTTTGGATTATTACTCTAGCTGAGACTTATAGCTGGAACGCCGATGTGGGGATGCTGAATGAGTGTCGATCGCCTTTAGAAAAAGCATTAACTTGGATTGATAAGTACGGCGATTTTGACGGTGATGGGTTTGTTGAATATCTCACACATTCTAGTCATGGTTTACGCAATCAAGGCTGGAAAGATTCGGGTGAATCAATGGTTTACCCTGATGGCAAGTTAGTTGAACCCCCAATTGCTTTGTGTGAGGTGCAAGGTTACGTTTACGATGCTTGGCTAAAGGCAGCTTTAATTTATGAGGTGTGGGGAGAACAAGAACAAGCGCAAAAGCTACGGCAAAAAGCCCAAGCACTTTATCAACGCTTTAATGATCGCTTTTGGATGGAAGAGGAAGGCTTTTACTGTCTTGGTTTAGATAACAACAAGCAACAAATTAAGTCTATCGCCTCTAATCCCGGTCATCTATTATGGTCTGGGATTGTACCCCAAGAAAGGGCGAAAAAAGTTGCCGGACGACTTTTTCAGAAAGATATCTGGTGTGGTTGGGGTATACGGACTCTTTCATCTGAAAATAAAGGGTATAACCCTATTAGCTATCAACGTGGTGGTGTTTGGCCTCACGATAACTCGATTATTGCGGCTGGATTGAAGCGTTACGGCTATCACCAAGAAGCTAACCACATCGCTGAAGGAATTTTTGCTGCTGCTAGTTACTTTCAAGCTGGAAGAATGCCTGAATTGTTCGCCGGAATTGAACGCCAAGAGGATAACTTTCCCGTCCCTTATCCAGATGCAAATATACCTCAAGCCTGGGCGGCTGGTGCAATTTTCTTACTCATTCGCAGCATATTAGGACTTGAAGCCGATGCACCACAACGCAAGTTAAAAGTACAGCCAAATCTACCAGAATCCCTGCCAGAATTGGAACTGATAAATCTGAGTGTGGGAGATGCCAATGTATCATTGCGTTTTTGGCGCAAAGGAGAACAAACCCAATGGCAAGTCACCCATCTTAATGGCGAATTACAAGTGTTGAGTAATAAGTGCTGA
- a CDS encoding cbb3-type cytochrome c oxidase subunit I, giving the protein MIHNPSENLAQNREPETDSENNWRQYFSFSTDHKVIGVQYMVTTFIFFLIGGLLAMLIRAELITPASNVVDRPLYNGLFTLHGTIMIFLWIIPFNAGISNYLVPLMIGARDMAFPLLNAISFWMIPPSGLLLISSFFLPNGTAQSGWWSYPPISLQIPPGQPINGEFIWIVSIVLIGISSIMGAVNFVTTIFWMRAPGMTFFRMPVFVWSVLSAQLLQLINLPSLTAALILLLFDLSFGTQFFKPLENGDPIIYQHLFWFYSHPAVYIMALPAFGIFAEVLPAFSRNPLFGYRSLAVASLGIAFVSIFVWVHHMFTSATPSWMRMLFMVTSMLVSVPTGVKAFGWTATIWRSKLHLETPMLFAMGGAAMFLLGGVTGVMLAAVPFDIHVHNTYFIVGHFHYIVFNTITMAIFAAIYFWFPKITGRMYAEGWGKLHFWLTFIGANLTFFPMLPLGLQGMVRRISSYDPRYQGWNIVASLGGFLLGVSILPFIANMVGSCLYGQKASDNPWFATGLEWTTTSPPPRDNFAEIPVVKRPPYDYGDPKYSVIEPPDYHQQEH; this is encoded by the coding sequence ATGATACATAATCCTAGCGAAAATCTTGCCCAGAATAGAGAACCTGAAACCGACTCCGAGAATAACTGGCGACAATACTTCAGCTTCAGCACTGACCATAAAGTGATCGGTGTTCAGTACATGGTGACGACGTTCATTTTTTTCCTGATTGGCGGACTGTTGGCAATGCTCATCCGTGCTGAACTGATTACGCCTGCCTCAAATGTAGTTGATCGTCCCCTGTATAACGGCTTGTTTACCTTGCATGGGACAATCATGATTTTTTTATGGATTATCCCCTTTAATGCAGGTATATCTAACTACCTAGTACCCCTGATGATTGGTGCGCGGGATATGGCGTTTCCCCTGCTCAATGCCATCTCTTTCTGGATGATTCCCCCAAGTGGGCTTTTATTAATATCGAGCTTCTTTTTACCCAATGGTACGGCACAATCCGGCTGGTGGTCTTATCCACCAATTAGTCTGCAAATTCCTCCTGGTCAACCGATTAACGGCGAATTTATTTGGATTGTCAGTATAGTCCTGATTGGCATCTCCTCAATTATGGGGGCAGTTAACTTTGTCACCACTATTTTTTGGATGCGGGCCCCAGGAATGACATTCTTCCGAATGCCTGTGTTTGTTTGGTCAGTTCTCAGCGCCCAACTGTTGCAGTTAATTAATTTGCCTTCCCTCACAGCTGCATTAATCTTGCTGTTATTTGACCTCAGTTTTGGCACACAATTCTTCAAACCTTTAGAGAATGGCGACCCAATTATTTATCAGCATTTATTCTGGTTCTACTCCCACCCCGCAGTTTACATCATGGCGCTGCCAGCCTTTGGTATTTTTGCCGAGGTTCTACCAGCTTTTTCCCGTAACCCCCTATTTGGCTATCGTTCATTAGCTGTTGCTTCTTTAGGCATCGCTTTTGTCAGCATCTTTGTTTGGGTGCATCATATGTTTACCAGCGCCACCCCAAGCTGGATGCGGATGTTATTTATGGTGACATCAATGTTGGTTTCTGTACCTACTGGTGTTAAGGCATTTGGTTGGACTGCCACGATTTGGAGGAGTAAGCTGCACTTAGAAACACCCATGCTATTCGCTATGGGGGGCGCAGCCATGTTTCTGCTTGGCGGTGTCACTGGTGTAATGTTGGCAGCAGTACCGTTTGATATTCACGTCCACAATACCTACTTTATAGTGGGACACTTCCACTACATTGTCTTTAACACCATTACGATGGCAATTTTTGCTGCCATTTACTTTTGGTTTCCTAAGATTACTGGACGGATGTATGCTGAAGGTTGGGGGAAATTACATTTCTGGTTAACCTTTATAGGTGCTAACCTGACTTTCTTCCCCATGCTGCCACTAGGTTTACAGGGAATGGTACGCCGTATTTCCTCCTACGACCCACGCTATCAGGGATGGAATATCGTTGCTAGTCTAGGCGGCTTCTTGCTAGGAGTATCTATACTACCTTTTATTGCCAATATGGTGGGTTCTTGCCTATACGGTCAAAAAGCAAGTGATAATCCCTGGTTCGCTACTGGGTTGGAATGGACAACAACCTCACCACC
- a CDS encoding SDR family oxidoreductase, translating into MSYSPYLLKGQKALVTGASSGIGEAIARYLALSGAAVAINYHSEAQEAQKIVDDIQANNGEAFAIQADVSKEDQVKAMFQQAIEQFGTIDILVNNAGIQKDSAFVDMSLDHWNAVIGINLTGQFLCAREAAKEFLRRGVQPHISCAAGKIICISSVHEVIPWAGHVNYAASKGGIHMMMQSIAQELAPSKIRVNSIAPGAIKTPINKSAWDTPQAEAKLLQLIPAKRVGDVEDIAKAAVWLASDDSDYVNGTTLFVDGGMTLYPGFTENG; encoded by the coding sequence ATGAGCTATTCCCCTTACCTGCTCAAAGGTCAAAAAGCACTTGTCACGGGTGCGAGTTCTGGCATTGGTGAAGCTATAGCTCGCTATTTGGCTTTATCAGGTGCAGCAGTAGCTATTAACTACCATTCCGAAGCCCAAGAAGCCCAAAAAATTGTCGATGATATTCAAGCCAATAATGGAGAAGCTTTTGCCATTCAAGCTGATGTCAGCAAGGAAGACCAGGTAAAAGCGATGTTTCAGCAAGCAATTGAGCAGTTTGGCACTATTGATATCCTGGTAAATAATGCAGGTATTCAAAAAGACTCAGCTTTTGTAGACATGAGCCTTGACCATTGGAATGCAGTCATTGGGATTAATCTCACAGGACAATTCTTATGTGCGCGGGAGGCGGCAAAGGAGTTTTTGCGCCGGGGTGTGCAACCTCATATCTCTTGCGCCGCAGGCAAAATTATCTGTATCAGTTCAGTGCATGAAGTAATTCCTTGGGCTGGTCATGTTAATTATGCTGCTAGTAAAGGCGGTATTCATATGATGATGCAGAGTATTGCCCAAGAACTAGCACCATCAAAAATTCGTGTGAATAGTATCGCCCCTGGTGCTATTAAAACACCCATCAATAAATCAGCTTGGGATACTCCACAAGCCGAGGCGAAGTTATTACAATTGATTCCCGCAAAACGGGTAGGTGATGTAGAAGACATTGCCAAAGCAGCCGTGTGGTTAGCTTCGGATGATTCTGATTATGTTAACGGTACAACTCTGTTTGTAGATGGTGGCATGACTTTATACCCAGGTTTTACAGAGAATGGTTAA
- a CDS encoding cytochrome c oxidase subunit II, translating into MPRFLEYLLIAGYIAVLLVVSHWIGQCAYNWMPVEATAEAQKVDSLFSFLTSIGSFIILGLVGMMVYSVLFFRAPKNDYSEGHPSRGDIKLEILWTATPTLLVLWIAFQGFNIYQQLNILGLGQIVHLHTPLELEAPAYASEEQPKPAAETIDVFVKQWDWSFRYPNNVTSKELHLPVNLRTRLNLHAKEVLHSFYVPEFRLQQYIVPGREIELVVTPTRIGQYKLKDALFSGTYFALMEANVHIESPQQYSQWLSQAQSESASMENQAVAEYMQPPRTMLKSNWYTVVPEQSAIARSATPKTNANERKVMNDT; encoded by the coding sequence ATGCCAAGATTTTTAGAATATTTATTGATAGCTGGTTATATTGCCGTGCTGCTCGTTGTCAGTCATTGGATTGGGCAATGTGCTTATAATTGGATGCCTGTGGAAGCTACAGCAGAAGCACAAAAGGTAGATAGCTTGTTTAGCTTCTTAACCTCAATTGGTTCGTTTATTATCCTTGGGCTTGTAGGAATGATGGTGTACTCGGTACTCTTCTTTCGCGCACCCAAAAATGACTACAGCGAGGGACACCCATCTAGAGGAGATATTAAGCTAGAGATTTTATGGACGGCGACTCCAACCTTACTAGTTTTGTGGATTGCTTTCCAAGGCTTCAATATTTATCAGCAATTAAATATTCTAGGTTTAGGGCAAATCGTACATTTGCATACACCGCTAGAATTAGAAGCACCAGCTTATGCCAGTGAAGAACAACCGAAACCTGCTGCGGAAACCATAGATGTTTTTGTCAAACAGTGGGATTGGTCTTTTCGGTATCCCAATAATGTTACTAGTAAGGAATTGCACCTGCCTGTAAATCTTCGTACTCGCCTAAATCTGCACGCCAAGGAAGTCCTCCACAGTTTTTACGTCCCTGAGTTCCGCTTACAACAATATATTGTCCCTGGACGAGAAATTGAGCTTGTAGTTACACCCACTCGGATCGGTCAGTATAAACTTAAAGACGCTTTATTTAGCGGTACTTATTTTGCGTTGATGGAAGCCAATGTTCATATTGAGTCACCCCAGCAATATAGCCAGTGGCTAAGTCAAGCCCAAAGCGAATCAGCAAGTATGGAAAATCAGGCGGTGGCTGAGTATATGCAGCCGCCAAGAACAATGTTGAAGAGTAATTGGTACACCGTCGTACCAGAACAAAGCGCGATCGCGCGAAGCGCAACGCCAAAGACGAACGCTAACGAAAGGAAAGTAATGAATGATACATAA
- a CDS encoding cupin domain-containing protein, with protein MQNNQSYQPTIHYWDVWTDKDGVSHQSRRQIEDFTQRGIAPDTAPQWMANLKQPGATITYTVLPIGWVGKWHENPKPQWIVPLSGRWFVETMDGQRVEMGPGEISFGGDQGTKEDAQGHKGHLSGTVGDEPAILMMVQFDEKPSME; from the coding sequence ATGCAGAATAACCAATCATATCAACCAACAATTCATTACTGGGATGTCTGGACTGATAAAGACGGTGTAAGCCATCAATCCCGCCGTCAAATTGAAGACTTCACTCAGAGAGGTATAGCACCGGACACGGCTCCTCAGTGGATGGCTAACTTAAAGCAGCCTGGAGCTACAATTACTTACACCGTTTTACCTATAGGATGGGTAGGAAAATGGCATGAGAACCCCAAGCCTCAGTGGATTGTTCCTCTGTCGGGACGCTGGTTTGTGGAGACTATGGACGGACAGCGCGTAGAGATGGGGCCTGGGGAAATTTCATTTGGAGGAGACCAAGGAACGAAAGAGGATGCACAAGGGCATAAAGGTCATCTGTCTGGAACGGTAGGTGATGAGCCAGCTATCTTGATGATGGTGCAGTTTGACGAGAAACCAAGCATGGAGTAA
- a CDS encoding DUF2231 domain-containing protein codes for MNSQLIDQLRLRLGINGLPYEIPMHPKLVHLTLGLFILAILFDIAGAIFPIERPIFKFLGVSAIRSGFFDVGWYNLIGASVITFFTVAFGFFELILANPPTDQISAWGLNASMTMVLHGLGGILLLGAIVAMTVWRGLQRYHWRKNESRQVQWGYLLVGVAMFGILFVHGTLGGQLGSEFGIHVTAAKLIQQGANPSLLPK; via the coding sequence ATGAACTCGCAACTAATTGACCAATTAAGACTGAGATTAGGCATTAACGGATTACCCTACGAAATTCCTATGCACCCTAAACTGGTGCATTTGACATTAGGCTTATTTATTCTTGCCATCTTATTTGACATAGCAGGAGCGATTTTTCCTATAGAAAGACCCATCTTCAAATTCTTGGGTGTGTCTGCTATCCGTTCTGGCTTCTTCGATGTTGGCTGGTACAACCTGATAGGGGCATCAGTTATCACTTTTTTTACTGTCGCCTTTGGTTTTTTCGAGCTAATACTGGCAAACCCACCAACTGATCAAATAAGTGCTTGGGGGTTAAATGCCTCTATGACAATGGTTTTGCATGGTTTGGGTGGCATTTTGTTGTTAGGAGCGATCGTTGCTATGACCGTGTGGAGAGGTTTACAGCGCTACCACTGGCGCAAGAATGAATCTAGACAGGTGCAATGGGGTTACTTGTTAGTAGGTGTAGCAATGTTCGGAATTTTATTTGTCCACGGAACTTTAGGAGGACAATTAGGCTCAGAATTTGGGATTCACGTTACGGCTGCTAAGTTAATCCAACAGGGAGCAAACCCAAGCTTACTACCCAAATAA